CGGCCGGGCCAACTCGCCGGTGGCGATCGGGTACCAGGGGATGAACGCGATGTCGTTGCCCTCGCAGTAGGTCAGGACGTCCTCGGCGGCGCGGTTGGCCACGTTGTAGAGGTTCTGCACCGAGGCGATCGGTGCGATCTCCCGCGCCGCCTCGATCTGCTCGACGGTGACCTCGGAGAGGCCGATGTGCCGGATCTTGCCCTCCTGCTTCAGCCGGACCAGCTCGCCGATCTGGTCGGCCAGCGGCACCTTCCGGTCGATCCGGTGCAACTGGTAGAGGTCGATGCTCTCCAGGCCGAGGTGACGCAGGCTCAGCTCGCACTGCTGGCGCAGGTACTCCGGGCGGCCCACCGGCCGCCATTCGCCCGGACCGCTGCGGGTCAGCCCGGCCTTCGTCGCGATGACCAGGTCGTCGGCGTACGGGTGCAGCGCCTCCCGGATCAGCAACTCGGAGACGAACGGACCGTACGAGTCGGCGGTGTCGATGAAGGTCACCCCGAGTTCGTACGCCCGGCGCAGCACCCGGACCGCCTCGGCCGGGTCCTTCGGGTCACCCCAGACGCCCGGCCCGGTGATCTGCATCGCCCCGTAGCCGAGTCGGTCGACGGTCAGCTCCCCGCCGATGCGGTACGTGCCGGAGTCCTTCGCGGGCTGGGTGCCGCCTGCATTCGTCATGTCTGTCGAAAACCCCACTGTCTCGATTCTCCGTCGGTGCCCAATCTATCCCCGTGGTCCGGTCGATGCCGGCCAACGAGGTACCGCGAGCGCGCGGCGGGTGAGGGGCGTCACCACCCGCCCGGCCAAAAAACTTGGCCGGCAACCGCCGCCGGGGACCCGGCGGGCAGCCGAGACGGCATACGATGCAACATGACGGGCGCCGGTCGCGCCCGGTGTTAGCGGATTGTTGTGGTGAGAGGAAGTGGATGGCGTGGCGGTACGGCAGGGCAAAGTCATTCGGTTCAACGTGGACAAAGGCTATGGATTTATCGCGGCTGAGGGCGGTGACGAGGACGTCTTCCTGCACGCGTCGGTGCTCCGGGACGTGCAC
This DNA window, taken from Micromonospora sp. FIMYZ51, encodes the following:
- a CDS encoding aldo/keto reductase; the encoded protein is MTNAGGTQPAKDSGTYRIGGELTVDRLGYGAMQITGPGVWGDPKDPAEAVRVLRRAYELGVTFIDTADSYGPFVSELLIREALHPYADDLVIATKAGLTRSGPGEWRPVGRPEYLRQQCELSLRHLGLESIDLYQLHRIDRKVPLADQIGELVRLKQEGKIRHIGLSEVTVEQIEAAREIAPIASVQNLYNVANRAAEDVLTYCEGNDIAFIPWYPIATGELARPGGPLDKISTEHGATPAQLALAWLLRRSPVMLPIPGTSTVAHLEENVAAAQVRLTDAEYEALAAAA